The Maridesulfovibrio salexigens DSM 2638 region ATACTTTGTCTTAGTGGATCAATTTCACCAAAGTGGGCATTTATTTTTTCTGAAAGAGAATTGTTTTTTTGAACTATTGTTCCAACGGATAACTTCGTTGGCTCAATTTCTCCATATGCAGCAAGGCATCTGACTGCTCCTTCAAATATTTTGCTCATTTCAAAGAAGATTTGTTTGTCATCTTGAATTTCTTGATAATGAGTGGTTTCGAGTTTGAACGTTTTCTTGGTAAATCCGCACCCTCTTTGTAATTTTATTTCTTGAGCTCTCTGGGGAAAAGCAAAGAAGTAATCGAAAATACGTGCACGTTCATATTCAATCTTATTCTGAGGGCATGCATTCAATAGTAGGATTATTCTGAACATGCAGTGGTATATGTCAAATGCGCTATTGTAGACCAGCATTTCCCCACTCCACATGACAGTTGCCAGTTAGATAGAAAAGCATTCCGCAAATCAGCTCTTCGTTTATGTTCAGCGGATTTGGAATAACAAGTTGTATGGTTGGTATGATGACTGCTTTATGAAGTAGGTTGAGAACTTCGCAACATTTTTTGTTAGATAATTCCGGTCTAACATGGTGTATAAATTTGGTCCGAATAGAACTCATTAAGTGCGCGAACACTTCTTGTGTGTAGCAACTAGTAGAGTTCTTCTCGAGGATCTTTGAGAATTCCTCTTTGCATTCAAGGGCATACTCAATGTAATATTGCTCAGCTCCGCCGTTGTGTAGTTTCTTTTCAAGCCCTATTATTTCAGTGGATTCTTTTCCATTGGATCTCATGAAGTCTTTAAGTTTATCTATGTAGTCTTGAGTTTCAGTGTCTTCGCCTTCTGAAAGCTTCGTGAGCAAGTCCATAATCGGCGAGGTCGGGCTATATATAGTGTTCTGCTCAATTACGTCCCGACCAGCAACATTTCTTGCGTTTACACCGGTAAAATTTTTATCGTTAATCATTACGGATTTTGATGTCTCTTGCTGCTACGTTGCGGGCATTAATGTTCTTTTGCGATACAGTTTCAGATGGTTTGGTTATTTTTTTGTACACAAGGAAGCCTGCGACGAGAATGAAGATGACAACCAGGAATGCCCATGGTGGTAGGTCTCCACTGAATGATTCTATTAATGAATTTATGCTTTTAGATATGTCCATCGTTGCCTCCATCGTAATTGTGTCGCGTTAGTAGTTGGATAATATGTATACTGCTTTGGAGGCTCTTTTCAAGAGAGAAGTGAATATATATTTATGCGTTATGGGTCAGGATTGATTTTAACGTTTCTTCCCACACCCCCATAACTTCCAACTTCTCAGCCAGATGTGAAGATTTGTCATAGTGTTTTTCGCCGACTTCCTGCTTGCCGTGGTTGAAATGGATGTTGAGCAGGTAGCTCGGCACTTGCTGGTCGGCGAGCATGGTTCTGACTGTGCGGCGCAGATCGCGCGGGGTCCAGTGCTTCATGTCTACACGTTTGCAGAATCTGGTTACTGCACGGCCTAGGCTGGGGATCTCGCGCGGGTCACTGGGGCGGCCTGCATTGGGGAATAGGTGCAGATATTTTGATTTTCTGGATATGACTATCTCTTTTGCTCTTTCTGTGAGCGGTACAACGTGTTCACGCCCATTCTTGACCCTTTCGGCGGGGATAATCCAAAGATTTTCATCAAGATCAAATTCAGTTCTTTTGCACTCCAGAATTTCAAGCACACGCTGACCGCCAGTTGCAATAATTAGCTTGATTGCTGGCTGGTTGCACTCGTACCAGACGATTTTAAGTTCTTCAGGTGTAAGAACTCGCTCACCGACTTTTTCAGCCTTTGAATCTTTGGGAATGGCGGCAACGGGGTTGTTGCTGATGTCGAAAGTGATTTCCTGCGCGGCGCGGGTGTAATCGTGTTCGCGGACAATTCCATAGCTGAAAGCACTATGCAGATATCCCCGGAGGTGTGAGGCCATGGACGGGCCGCGCTTATATGTTTCCTTCAAAAGGGCTTGTATATGCTTCGGTGTAATGTGTTTGGCTTTAACGTCCCGGCCTATGAAGTTTACCGCGGCATACTTGCCAGTGAGCAGGGCGCGTTGAACCTCTTTCCATGATTTCTTGCCCTTGCCCTTGAGATCGGCAACATAAGCGTTGAAAAGCTGGTCTATGGAGCCTTTAAGGGATTCTTCAAGCTCGGCTTGGAGCTGGGCTTCTTTCTCGTGTCTGAGGCGAAAACTGGTTTCACCTGCACGGGCCTTTGCTTTCAGCTCCTTAGCTTTTTCAATGGCCATCTTTTCGGATATACCGTTTGAGGCCCAGCCGTAGCCCTCTTCAACACGTTTGCCGTTCACCTGAAACCGAATGGCGTAATATCTGTCAGCCATGATTCCATGCTTGCGGGTTTCGTGTGTACGGTAGCGCACACCGCAGTTTTTGCCGAACTCATCCTTAACGCTGATCCACTTTGCCATTTTCACTTCCTTTAAATGGGGACTATCCCCGTTTTCTGTCCCCACTTTGGTCGGGATGGGTGGGGATAATAAATGTGCTTTAGGGAAGTCTATAGCAGGATTAGTCCTTTTAAACAAATGGATTAATGGAGGTGTTGGGAAGCTGTGGGAAAATTGTCGGTAAAGATTCGTAACCAGCAGGCCGTCGGTTCAATTCCGATCGTTGGCTCCATGAAAAGTTCAGCCTCACAGTGTGTTATCACGTTGTGGGGCTTCTTTGTTTGGTGTGTTGTTGGCTGTGAGTTTTTGGATAAGTTTCGCAATGAAAACGTAGATAGGCGTGCGAATAATTGGCGGCGAGCAAAAGTGGGAAATAGCCGGGATTCAGCATAGCTGTATGCATGACTGAATCCCGGCCACTTTCTTTTTTCATATTTCCTTTCATGTCTTGGGGAAATTTATCCGTAGACTGTCTTTGAAAGATAATAAAGAAGTACAGAAATCTGTTTTCAACCAAAAATATGTAATCCGAGGTTCGGTAACATTTTAGCTGATCCCATCTGACTTTTGGTATTTTGGATCCTTACCTGTTTAAAACACAGGTATATATGTATCGTATTTCAAATGGCTTATACCAACCTCCAATTCTCATATGGTTGTTTGAAAAGCATCCCCACGATGCTTTCAATGAAAAAACCACCCAATACAGGATGCGTGTTTAATAGCAAATAATAAGCCAAAGAGTAATAGCCTTTTATGTCGGCAGCTTGTCTATTTGAGGAAAAGTTTCTAGTGGTTCATGATTGAACCACTAATGCTGAGTTGTTTGTGATTTATTGGACAAATAAATTCGATTTTGATTCATCATCCCTTTATTTCAGCATGTTGTGGACGCGGAAGTCCTTTCTGACACACTGTAAATGTTAAATAGTCATAATGACCCTCATGTTTATGATGATTTGAATTGAAGTGGGTTGTATAAGCATGTTACTACGTGTGAATTGCCTATAAAGTTCATGTTTTACAGTTAATTGTGATTGTTTTTTTTGTGCTGCTCAAGGTTAACAGTTTAAGCTGATTCTAATATTTTAGCTGTGTTGCATTGAATCGAACCACTGGTGCGAAAAGAAACCATCTTGCATCAATCACGGCTTAGTCGTTTATAGTTATATGAGAAGCTTATGGCAGGGGCTTCATGGTGAGGAATACCTTTATGAATTTCAGGAAGGCATTGAGTGAATCTATTGAAACGAAGCAGGGGACCGTTATGGCGGTCCTTGCCACGGCCTTTTTTTCAACTTTCGGGGTCGGAGCATACACCTTTTCCTTGTCTTTGAGCGCCGATTCCATCGGATTATCCGCATCCTGGCTTGGGCTTGCTTTCTCAGGATATTTTTTAGCCCGTCTTGTTCTTGCGCCACTGGCAGGGTGCAGTGCGGATTATTTTGGCCCAATCCCTCTGCTGCGATGGGCTTGCGGGATAGGAACTGCTGTTCCGTGCCTTTATCATTTTTTTCCGATGGTGGAGTCACTGGGGCTAATTCAGATTTGTCTTGGATTCTGCGCAGGTATAGTTAAGCCGGTGAGTATGTCCCTGCTTGGTCAGTGCACTAGGCAAAAGGAGAGAGGACGTCTCTTTGCCCTATATAATACATGTTTATACTCTGCATTTATCATTGGTCCAATTGTCGGAGGAGCCGGGATCGGTTTTCAAGGGAAGCTGGGATTTGTGTCCTTGATCTGGCCCGCGCTGGGGATGGGATTATCTTTTGTGGCGCTTTTAATGAATAGCTCTGAAGACGCTCCGGCTTCGAAGGAAAAACAAAAAGAAACCGAAGGATTGCCGTGGCGCAAAGCCGGTTTTCTGCCTCTTCTACTGGCTGTATTGGGGCGAACCGCAGGAGCGTCCGTTGTTATTACTTTTCTGCCCCGGTTGATCAGTGAACATTTCGGCTTGAGCGGTTATTTGGCCGGGTTTCTCTTCGCTCTTCCCAATCTGGCGATCATTTTGGCAATGCCTGCAACAGGACGCTGGGCTGATTCGCGTGACCGCGCCGGTTTAACTTTTCTGGGCATGGGGTTTTGTGCGGCCTGTCTTTTTGGTCTGGGACAGCCTGTTCCTCTGTGGATCTTTTGTCTGCTTGTTGCGGGTATGGGCTTTGGGTCAGCATTGTCGCTTCCGGCCTCCATGTCTTTGGCTGCCGACATGGGAGGAGCGAAAGGGCGGGTTATGGGTGTTTTTCTGGGAGTATCTAATCTCGGCTTTGTCCTGGGTCCCGGGATAGCAGGATTTGCCGCTGAAGCTGGCGGCATGGCAGATGCTTTTGAGCTCACGGCTCTGTTTGGAGGATTGTGTCTGCTGCCTACGCTGATATCCATGAGTAAAAGGCTTTATGCTGATTGATTTTAATATATTAAGTAATTTTAAAGAGGCATGCAGTTAATTTTACTAACTGGTTGACCTTGTTTGTTTCTTTAGATATGGAATAAGTCCAATACAAAAACTTCGTGCGTAATTCCCCACACTTTCCGAGGAATCTACTCGGAACGCATTGAAGCTTAATTTAGTCCCCCACACCACCCATCTAGGAGACGTCTTGGCGCATGCGCTGAGACGGGTTGTACTGTTGCACCCGTTTTTAAGTCCGTTAACCCTTTAGGGACAAGGTGTATTCTCCATGATAAAACTCAAAAAAGGACTCGATATTCCTATCTCGGGCGAGCCCGCACTGGATATTTTCGAAGAAAAATCTCCCAGTACCGTGGCTGTCCTCGGTGGCGACTATGTCGGAATGAAACCGAGCATGGCCGTTGCGGAGGGAGATACGGTCAAGCTGGGACAGCCCATCTTTGCGGATAAAAAGATTGACGGCGTCGTCTTTACCGCACCGGGAGCCGGAAAGGTCCTTGCTGTTAACAGAGGTGAACGCAGGACATTGCAGTCTGTGGTCATCGAACTTGATGACGCTGCCGGCGAAGTGGAGTTCCCGGCATATGATTCAGACAAGCTGCTCGGTCTGGACCGAGAAAAGGTTGTCGATAATCTAGTGAAATCCGGTCTTTGGACCGCGTTTCGTACGCGTCCGTTCAGCAAGACTCCGGCCCCGGAATCCGAACCCCGTTCAATCTTTGTCACAGCTATGGATACCAATCCTCTGGCTATGGACCCAGCTCCCGTTATCTGGAAAGAATCCGACGCCTGGTTGGATGGCTTGCGGATACTTACCTGCCTTAACGATACAATTAATGTCTGCGTTACCGGCGGGACTGCGTTGCCTCTGATTCAGGAAGTGAAAATGCATATGTTCTCGGGACCGCATCCTGCGGGGCTACCCGGAACCCATATCCATTTCGTTGATCCTGTAGGTCCTTCCAAAACGGTTTGGCACATAGGCTATCAGGATGTCATCGCCATAGGTAAGCTCTTCACTACAGGCAGGCTTGCCACTGAACGTTATGTCGCTCTCTCCGGACCGATGGTTAACCGCCCGCGCATCATCAAGACCCGCCTAGGCGCTAACCTTGATGAAATGCTGTCCGGTGAACTTAAGGACGGGGCTGTTCGGGCTATTTCCGGTTCGGTTCTGACCGGGACAAAAGCAGAGGGCCCGCTGGCCTTTTTAGGCCGTTTCCACAATCAGGTCTCAGCACTTACCGAAGGCGGGGAAAGTGAACTTCTGGGCTGGCTGGCTCCGGGGTGCGATAAATTCTCCGTCAAGTCCGTATTTGCCTCGGCTTTCAGCAAAAAGAAAAAGCGTTTTGATATGAATACGCTTTTGGGGGGCAGCCACCGCGCCATCTTCCCCACCGGGTCTTATGAGCAGGTTATGCCGCTGGACATCCTGCCGACTTATCTGGTCCGGGCTATGGCTGTCATGGATACGGATGAAGCGCAGGCCCTCGGTTGTCTGGAGCTGGATGAGGAAGACCTCGCCCTGTTGTCCTTCGTGGATTGCGGCAAGAATGATTTCGGGCTCATGCTGCGCGAAGTCCTCACTCAAATTGAGAAGGAAGGGTAAGGCATATGAGAAAACTGCTTGATAAAATGCATGGTGCCGTTACCGGGGATGGGAAATACAAGAAGTATTATCCGGTCTACGAGATGGTGGACACCTTTTTATATTCGCCGACCGAAACCAGTTCCGGATCGCCCCACGTGCGCGATGCCATTGATCTGAAAAGGGTCATGATTACTGTTGTTTTTGCTCTGATTCCCTGTTTCTACATGGCAATGTGGAACACCGGGTATCAGGCTAATGCCGCTCTGGCTTCCATGGGACTTGAAGCGGGTACCGGATGGCGCTGGAGCGTAATGAGCGGGCTCGGATTGAGTGCAAATCCTGAAAGTTTCGGGGCTAACATTATGTTGGGTGCACTTTATTTCTTCCCCATTTATATCGTCTGCAATATCGCAGGTGGATTCTGGGAAACCCTTTTTGCTGTTATTCGTAAACATGAAATCAACGAAGGCTTTCTGGTCACCGGTTCGCTTATCCCGTTGATTGTCCCTCCGCATATCCCGCTCTGGCAGGTTGCTCTGGCAACCAGTTTCGGTGTGGTTATCGGTAAGGAAATCTTCGGCGGAACAGGTAAAAACATCCTCAACCCGGCTCTTCTGGCCCGCGCCTTTCTTTTCTTCGCTTATCCGGCGCACATCTCAGGCAACAGTGTCTGGGTTCCGGTCGACGGATTCTCCGGTGCTACTCCGCTTGCTCTGGCTGCCGAAGGAGGAATAAATGCGGTTGTTGCCAAATATTCATGGTGGGACTGCTTTATCGGAACTATTCCGGGATCTTTGGGTGAAACTTCAACCCTTGCCTGTCTGATCGGCGGGGTAGTGCTGGTCTTCACTGGAATTGCTTCATGGCGAATTATGGTTTCACTGCTGGGCGGAGCTTTTGCAGTTGCGATTATTTTTAATGCCGTAAGCAGCGGTTCCAATCCCATGATGACTGTCAGCCCTCTCTGGCATCTGGTCATGGGTGGCTTGGCTTTCGGAATGGTCTACATGGCCACTGACCCGGTTTCATCGTCAATGACTCACAAAGGGCAGTTCTATTACGGCGCCCTTATTGGAATCATGATTGTCCTGATCCGTACGGTCAACCCGGCCTATCCAGAAGGAGTCATGCTGGCGATTCTGTTCGGTAACGTGTGTGCCCCTTTCATAGACAATCTCGTGATGCGGGCCAACATCAAGCGAAGGACGGTGCGCAGTGTCTAATGATTCCACAAAAAAAATATTTACTGTGGCGTTTTCCCTGTGCCTGGTCTGCTCGCTGCTTGTTTCGACTGCAGCGGTGGGACTGAAATCAATCCAGGAAGATAACAAGGTCAAGGAACGCAAGGAAAATATTCTCAAGGCTGCGGGCATCTATGATGAAGATGCATCCGTAGATGAACTTTATAAACAGATTGTGCCCAAGGTTGTTGATCTTGCCACAGGCGAATACGTGGATACTGATGCCGCGGTCTATGATCAGCGCAAAGCCGCCAAGGATCCGGCATCAAGTGTTGCCATTCCTTCTGAAAAGGATCTGGCAGGTATCGGACACCGTGCAAAGTACGCAAGTGTCTACCTGCTTATGGATGGAAACAAACTGAAGCGTGTTGTCCTGCCTTTGCACGGCAAGGGATTATGGTCGACCATGTATGGTTTCATCGCCCTTGCTCCGGATTTTAACACAGTCAAGAACTTCGGTTTTTACGAACATGC contains the following coding sequences:
- a CDS encoding ABC-three component system middle component 5, whose translation is MLVYNSAFDIYHCMFRIILLLNACPQNKIEYERARIFDYFFAFPQRAQEIKLQRGCGFTKKTFKLETTHYQEIQDDKQIFFEMSKIFEGAVRCLAAYGEIEPTKLSVGTIVQKNNSLSEKINAHFGEIDPLRQSILELFSGPFYNLELTGANGLKARSGLMEFRYDL
- a CDS encoding ABC-three component system protein encodes the protein MINDKNFTGVNARNVAGRDVIEQNTIYSPTSPIMDLLTKLSEGEDTETQDYIDKLKDFMRSNGKESTEIIGLEKKLHNGGAEQYYIEYALECKEEFSKILEKNSTSCYTQEVFAHLMSSIRTKFIHHVRPELSNKKCCEVLNLLHKAVIIPTIQLVIPNPLNINEELICGMLFYLTGNCHVEWGNAGLQ
- a CDS encoding tyrosine-type recombinase/integrase — its product is MAKWISVKDEFGKNCGVRYRTHETRKHGIMADRYYAIRFQVNGKRVEEGYGWASNGISEKMAIEKAKELKAKARAGETSFRLRHEKEAQLQAELEESLKGSIDQLFNAYVADLKGKGKKSWKEVQRALLTGKYAAVNFIGRDVKAKHITPKHIQALLKETYKRGPSMASHLRGYLHSAFSYGIVREHDYTRAAQEITFDISNNPVAAIPKDSKAEKVGERVLTPEELKIVWYECNQPAIKLIIATGGQRVLEILECKRTEFDLDENLWIIPAERVKNGREHVVPLTERAKEIVISRKSKYLHLFPNAGRPSDPREIPSLGRAVTRFCKRVDMKHWTPRDLRRTVRTMLADQQVPSYLLNIHFNHGKQEVGEKHYDKSSHLAEKLEVMGVWEETLKSILTHNA
- a CDS encoding MFS transporter codes for the protein MAVLATAFFSTFGVGAYTFSLSLSADSIGLSASWLGLAFSGYFLARLVLAPLAGCSADYFGPIPLLRWACGIGTAVPCLYHFFPMVESLGLIQICLGFCAGIVKPVSMSLLGQCTRQKERGRLFALYNTCLYSAFIIGPIVGGAGIGFQGKLGFVSLIWPALGMGLSFVALLMNSSEDAPASKEKQKETEGLPWRKAGFLPLLLAVLGRTAGASVVITFLPRLISEHFGLSGYLAGFLFALPNLAIILAMPATGRWADSRDRAGLTFLGMGFCAACLFGLGQPVPLWIFCLLVAGMGFGSALSLPASMSLAADMGGAKGRVMGVFLGVSNLGFVLGPGIAGFAAEAGGMADAFELTALFGGLCLLPTLISMSKRLYAD
- a CDS encoding Na(+)-translocating NADH-quinone reductase subunit A; this translates as MIKLKKGLDIPISGEPALDIFEEKSPSTVAVLGGDYVGMKPSMAVAEGDTVKLGQPIFADKKIDGVVFTAPGAGKVLAVNRGERRTLQSVVIELDDAAGEVEFPAYDSDKLLGLDREKVVDNLVKSGLWTAFRTRPFSKTPAPESEPRSIFVTAMDTNPLAMDPAPVIWKESDAWLDGLRILTCLNDTINVCVTGGTALPLIQEVKMHMFSGPHPAGLPGTHIHFVDPVGPSKTVWHIGYQDVIAIGKLFTTGRLATERYVALSGPMVNRPRIIKTRLGANLDEMLSGELKDGAVRAISGSVLTGTKAEGPLAFLGRFHNQVSALTEGGESELLGWLAPGCDKFSVKSVFASAFSKKKKRFDMNTLLGGSHRAIFPTGSYEQVMPLDILPTYLVRAMAVMDTDEAQALGCLELDEEDLALLSFVDCGKNDFGLMLREVLTQIEKEG
- a CDS encoding NADH:ubiquinone reductase (Na(+)-transporting) subunit B, translating into MRKLLDKMHGAVTGDGKYKKYYPVYEMVDTFLYSPTETSSGSPHVRDAIDLKRVMITVVFALIPCFYMAMWNTGYQANAALASMGLEAGTGWRWSVMSGLGLSANPESFGANIMLGALYFFPIYIVCNIAGGFWETLFAVIRKHEINEGFLVTGSLIPLIVPPHIPLWQVALATSFGVVIGKEIFGGTGKNILNPALLARAFLFFAYPAHISGNSVWVPVDGFSGATPLALAAEGGINAVVAKYSWWDCFIGTIPGSLGETSTLACLIGGVVLVFTGIASWRIMVSLLGGAFAVAIIFNAVSSGSNPMMTVSPLWHLVMGGLAFGMVYMATDPVSSSMTHKGQFYYGALIGIMIVLIRTVNPAYPEGVMLAILFGNVCAPFIDNLVMRANIKRRTVRSV
- a CDS encoding Na(+)-translocating NADH-quinone reductase subunit C codes for the protein MSNDSTKKIFTVAFSLCLVCSLLVSTAAVGLKSIQEDNKVKERKENILKAAGIYDEDASVDELYKQIVPKVVDLATGEYVDTDAAVYDQRKAAKDPASSVAIPSEKDLAGIGHRAKYASVYLLMDGNKLKRVVLPLHGKGLWSTMYGFIALAPDFNTVKNFGFYEHAETPGLGGEVDNPNWKILWVDKKVYSENGDPVLDVIKGAVSAEDPKAQYKVDGLAGATLTANGVENLVRYWLGEGGFAPYLKRLAAEGGEQNG